DNA sequence from the ANME-2 cluster archaeon genome:
CAATTCCCTTGAATTGAGATTGATGTAATAGGGTGCATGCACGCTGAGTGCAATATCGTTCATGATGGCAGCCTGGCCCACTTTTTCGGCAGTCTCGGTCCCCATCTTCACCCCTCTTACAAACTCGACCTCCATACAACGTAGTCCCAGCTCATGTATGCGTTTTACTCCGGAAATGCTGTCCCTGGATGGTGAACTTATTGGTGTGCCTGCCGTTCCGAACCTTAAAGTTTTCATGCCAGCATTTTTGTGTAAAAAGTATTTATGATTATTTATTTTCAATAAAGTATTTTTTACGATCATATTACGGGAATACTGGTAGAAAAAATATCATTATCAACATAATGATAATGAGGAATGTATATATACCATTAAATCATTATCCTTATTTGCAGGGCAGCCATCGAACCCACTCCAATCCAATCCACCAATCTATTTTTGATTGACTGCCCACCTTTTCTTATCAGGCATTCCACATATTTTTTTTAGTACGGCGCCTGGTAAAAAAAGTGTTGTCTGAATATTACCTCATTATGATTAGCATAATTATGAGGAAAATTTATATACCATAAAGTACATTGTATTGATTAGTAGGGCAGTCGTCATTCTCCTATTCCCACCCACTTGCATACTTTTGATTGATTGCCCTTCCATTTCTTTTTACAGCACAACTTCAATCCTAGTATCTGCATGTTGAAAATTATGCCAGATATCGACACCTGTTACAAAAACCTTAAAGTCAAAGCAACAAGAAACAGAGGTTTCTCGATACATGCCAGATATTTTCAAAAAACTGCACCCCGACATACAGGTGATACTTTCAAAAATGGGGTTTACCAGACCTACCGAGCCACAGGTACGTACCATCCCCAAACTGCTCAAGAAGCAGAACCTGCTGCTCATTGCACCTACAGGAAGCGGTAAGACCGAAAGTGCAATGCTGCCCGTGTTCCACCACATCCTGAACCGACCGGTTGAAGAGCGCACCGGGATATCTGCGCTCTATATTACTCCGCTCAGGGCACTCAACCGTGACATGCTCTTACGGCTGGAACGCATGGGTAAGGAAATGAACATCGATGTCCAGGTCCGCCACGGAGATACCTCCAAATACCAGCGCCAGAAGCAAAGCACTCACCCGCCAGATGTGCTCATCACCACTCCCGAGACACTCCAGATAATGCTAACGGGCAGCCGGCTGCGCAAAAACCTGAGCTCGGTACGGCATGTCGTGGTAGACGAAGTGCATGAGCTGGCGGGCAGCAAACGTGGTGCCCAGTTGTCAATCGGCCTTGAAAGGCTGGTGGAAGTGGCAGGCGAGTTCCAGAGAATAGGCCTGTCGGCCACTGTGGGCAATCCGGTCACTGTAGCTCGATTCCTGGCAGGCTCGCACCGGGAAGTGGACGTGGTGGAGGTCGCTATTTACAAGGACCTGGAATTCAATGTGATAACGCCACAGGTCACTCCCGACGACCGCTCCAGCGCCCGCAACCTGATGTGCACACCTGAGATGGCTTCGCACCTGAGGGTCATTGGCGCAATCGTGGATTCACATACGTCCACGCTGATATTCGTAAATACCAGGGAGGCTGCCGAAGCCCTGGGTTCCAGGTTCAGGATGCTGGAAAAATCCATTGGTGTCCACCACGGTTCCCTGTCAAAAGAAGCCAGGATCGAGATGGAGGATATGTTCAAGGCAGGTGACCTGAAGGGACTGATATGCACGAGTTCCATGGAACTTGGCATCGATATTGGGGACGTGGACCATGTGGTGCAGTATATGTCCCCGCGGGAAGTGTCCAGGCTTATCCAGAGAGTGGGCCGGGCAGGACACCGTATACATGAAACCTCAAGAGGAACTATCATTGCTACCAATCCCGATGATGTGCTGGAAGCGTGGGCCATTATCCAGAGGGCGCATGAAGGGTTGATTGAGGAGACGCTTATCCATGAAGGGTCGGCTGACACACTGGCGAACCAGATTGCCGGCATGGTGCTGGATTTCGGTGAAATGGACAGCGTCCGTATCCATGATATTGTAACAAGGGCCTACCCGTTCCGTAATACAAGCCAGGAAGAGATTGACCGGATAGTGCAGCAGATCGGTGAGACCAGGCTGGTCTGGTATGAAAAAAATGATAACAAGCTGGGGAGACGTCGTAAAAGCTGGCAGTACTATTATGCCAACCTGTCCATGATACCTGATGAAAAAAAATATGACGTTCTGGACATTGTGAGCGGCAGGCCTGTGGGCATGCTGGATGAAATATTCATTGTAAATTTCATACGACCGGGAGCAGTCTTCATTGCCAGGGGCGAGATGTGGAGGGTGATGGAGGTACAGCACGAGCGCATGCGTATCAAGGTAGAACCGGTACGAGACCCGGGAGGAGAAATACCATCCTGGGTTGGTGAGGAAATACCGGTGCCATACGGCGTTGCACATGAGGTTTCCCGTATCAGGGCCTACATTGGGAAGAACGTAAGGGACAAACTCCCCGATGATGAGATACTCAGGCAGAGTATGGAGAGCTTTCCTACTGACAGGGATACAGCTTTTAGTGTGCTGGAACTGGTCCGTAAACAGGTGGATGAAGGGTTCGCAGTACCGGATAGGAACTGCATTGTAGTGGAGAATGCAGCAGGGTCTGTTCTCATCAATGTGTGCGGAGGGCATAAGGTGAACAATACCCTGGGCGGGATACTTACGGCCCTGCTGTCGGCAAGACTGGGTACCAGTGTTGCTATGGAGATTGACCCGTACAGGATAAAACTGGACCTGCCCTCTCGAATCGGTGCAGCAGACGTGGTTAAGCTTATACAGGACCTGGACCCTGCCCACGTGGAACCTATTATCGAGATGTCCCTGAAACACACCACGTTCTTCAAATGGAAGATGATACAGGTAGCCAAAAAGTTCGGTGCGCTGGGCGCAAATACGGATTATTCGCGCATAAGTATGCAGCGGCTGCTGGACGTGTACGAAGGGAGCCCCATGTATGATGAAGCCATCAGGGAGATATTCCAGGATAAACTGGACATTGGCAGGACTATGGACCTGATGGCCCGTATTGCATCAGGGCAAGTGGTGCTGGTGGTGGGAAAGGCAAGTCCTATAGGCACGTCAGGTTTTTTGGGAGGGAGGGACCTGGTCTCCCCGGCAAAGGCAGATGCTTCCATTATCGAAGCTTTGAAGGACAGGATAATGAACGACCATGTAATACTGTTCTGTGTGACCTGCAAGAAATGGGTGTCCCGGACAAAGGTATCGAGGGTACCGGAAATACCTGAATGTCCTTTGTGCAACAGCAGGATGATAGCTGCCCTGAAACCGTGGGAGGAAGAGGAAATAAAGCTGGTGCGTAAAATAGAAAAAACTACTGACGAAATAAAACGGGTTCGAAGAGTACATCGTAATGCCAGCCTGGTGCTATCTCACGGCAGGAGTGCTGTCATTGCCCTGGCAAGCAGGGGATTGGGGCCGGAAACAGCATCCAGGGTAATACGGAAGATGCGCGTGGATGAGGATGGATTCTACCGGGATATCCTTGAAGCTGAGCGGAATTATGTACGAACAAAGAGGTTCTGGGATTAGTTTGTTCGTATAACCACAAACTATATTACTATGACTGACAATATATATTTTATAAAAGCCGTGTCTATTACCAAATGCAACTCAAAACACGTTTTACCACCCCCTATACGTTAAATGTGTATTAGCCATACCGATACGGCTTTTTCCTTTATTGTTCCTGCAGATGTATTTGTTGTGCAGTATCTAGGATCAATTACGTTTGCCTTTACCATGTCCTGCATGACCGAATAACTAAAAAACTCTATATATCACTTATTACAAGTAAGGTAGCATCTGCATACCATTGTTGCAGGACATAATGGGCCTGTGGTCTAGTCGGTTATGACATCGCCTTTACACGGCGGGGATCCGGAGTTCGAATCTCCGCGGGCCCACTCCTTACTCATAAGCCTACTCATAAGCCTACTCTGGCCAGTAGCGGGCCGCACACGTATGCAGCCCAGCGGGGCTGCATACGTGGACTGGATTTTTCTGCACACTTACGTTATTTTGGTCAGATTATCATTTTTCTCTGGTCTTGAATGGGTCACATAATTTCACTTGGTTGCTTATACTTGAATCAGACTGGAATTATGGCAAATGAAAACATGAACAAAATATTAATACCAGCACATAACATAGAAATATTCAGGCAAATAAGGGGGAGATTCAGGTTGACTGAAATTGGAGAGATATACCTGTGCGTAATATGCGGTAACGAGCTGGAAGTATTGTTCCCGGGTAATAATCCGCTGATATGCTGCGAACACGAAATGATCCCGAGAGAAGATTACTACAAAGAGAGAATGAGCCGCTAAGCCTGCTATACTATATCCGCGATACTGTTAAGTATAGTATCAGGTCTTATCCCTGAAACCTTAATATCTTCTCTCCGTGAAGCACCGGTCAGTACCAGTACTGTGCGCATCCCTGCATTTTTTCCTCCCAGGATATCGGTCTCAAGCCTGTCCCCTACCATTATGCATTCCCCCGCCTCCAGCCCGTACTCCTGGAGCAGCACATCCATTATGGGCCGGTTGGGCTTGCCCACCACTTCAGGTTCCATCCCGGACGCTGCGGCCAGGGCAGCTACCATGCTTCCGGCACCGGGCAGGAAATCATCTTCAGTCGGGAGCATGGCATCGGTATTCGTGGCGATGAAACCTGCCCCGTTCCTGAGATTGGCCAGGCCCGATGCCAGTTTATCATAAGTGAACTGCCTGTCCAGTCCCACCACCACAAAATCCACATCATGCATGGCAACGGAGTGTCCTTCACGTTCCAGTTCAGTTATAAGACCCCGTTCACCGATGGGGAAAATCGTGCTGGGCCCGTATTTATGCCTTATATGAAGCGACGTGGCATATGCTGAGGATATCACATCCCCTGCATGGCACCTGATACCCATACCTTCCAGTTTGCCTGCTATGGCTTCCCTGGTGCGGGTGGCATTGTTGGTAAGGAAGATCACACGGCTGCCTGCCGCCTTCAGTCTTTCGATGGTTCTGGCGGCACCGGGGATAACAGACTTTCCGTGATAAACCACGCCGTCCAGGTCAAGAATGTACGCGGCAGGTCCGGGCATAGATTCCCCTATGCCTGGTCCAGCAGGAGAATATGGTTCATGGCCGACACAAGGGCCTCCACCGAAGCCATGACGATATCTTCATTAGCGGCACGGGCGGTCATGATGCGGCCTTTCTCATCCTCCACACCAATGATAACCTCGGCCAGGGCATCCGAACCGCCTGATATGGCCTCTATCCTGAAATCCCTTAATTTCATCCTGGTCTGGCCGTTAATGATGCTCTGGACAGCATTCAGGGCTGCATCCACCGGTCCCACGCCTGTGCAGGCAGCGACCTTCTCTACACCTCGTATCCTGGCCTTGACTGAAGCTGTGGGAGTAATAATGTTCCCGGTCATGACAGAAACTTCTATCAGGTCTATCGGACGTTCTGATCTTTTCAGCTTGCCCATGATGGCTTCTGCAATGGCGAAGAGGTCTGCGTCAGTGATCCTCTTGCCTTTGTTGCTCAGTTCCTTCATCCTGGACATGATCTCGTTCAACTGGTCCTGGTCAGGTTCAAGTCCGGCTGCCTGTAAGGATTGACCGACTGCGTGCTTGCCGGCATGCTTTCCAAGGACAATCCGGCGCTTATGGCCAACCATTTCAGGGGTCATTATCCCGGGCTCGAACGTATCGGTCTTTGTCAGTACTCCGTGAGTATGTATCCCGCTCTCGTGGGCAAATGCGTTTTCGCCTACCACCGGCATTGTGGGTGGTATCCTGATGCCCGTGTACCTTTCAACCATATGTGCGGTTTCCACAAGGTAATCGGTCTTGATATTGGTCCTGGCCCCGTAGATACTGTGAAGGCTCATGACAGTCTCGGCAAGGTCAGCATTACCTGCCCTTTCGCCCAGGCCGTTTATAGTGACCTGAACCTGCCTGCCGCCCCCTTCAACAGCAGCCAGGCTGTTGGCTACTGCCAGTCCGAAGTCGTTATGGCAGTGAACATCAATGGGAATGGTGATGTCTTTCTTGATATCTGCTATAAGTGCCTTCATGGCCGAAGGTACGAACACCCCGACCGTGTCAGGGACGTTGATGATATCGCAGCCTGCTTCCTGGACTGCCATGTTTATCTGCCGCAGGTAGTCAAAGTCAGTACGGGTGGCATCCATGGCACTGAACATACATTTTGCGCCGTGGTCTTTGATATGCTCAACCGCCCGAACAGCCATCTCAAGCACTTCTTCCCTGCTCTTCTTGATGGTATGTATACGCTGGATATCTGAGGTAGGCACGAAAGTGTGTACCAAATCCACATTGCAATCCAGGCATGCATCAATATCTGAGAGTACCACCCTTGACAGTCCGCACACATCCAGTCCAAGACCCATAGCAGCTATCTCAGCCACGTTCTGCTTTTCCCCGTCAGATGACATAGGGAACCCGGCTTCGATTATGTCCACCCCGAGCTTGTCAAGCTGGACTGCAATGTCTTTTTTCTGTTCAAAGGTCAGAGATACGCCAGGGGTCTGTTCACCATCACGCAATGTGGTATCAAAAATAGTTATATGTGTTCCACGTACCGATTCAGGAATATAGAAAACGATCCCTCATTTTAGATTCTTTCATGGTTAAAAAACCTCACATATAACATCGTGTTATTGTATAAAAGGATTGTGAAGGTTGACGGGGCAGGTTATATATGCCAATATTACTTTCGGTCTGCTCTTGGCCCGGGCTTAATAGTATCCCTGTCAAACTACATGCCGGAGGTGAAAGCCAATGGAAGATGAATTCTGGAGTGGTATCGTAGAACGTGCTGCCAAATACCAGTCTGTCAAACGCCGCTGCCAGTTCAGCCGGCATTTCAACAGGATAACGACAGTACAGGATAATCAGTAGGTGCAATCCGGTTTGCAGTTATCGGTATGTATTTCAATATAAGACGCCTACGTTCATTCATGGAACAGGCCGACAGGGACGTTGCTGAAAAGAATGACGCCATTGATAAGAATGGCACCATTGACGATAGTGAGTATGTCAATAACAGTGAAAAACTCATAGTGCTTCCCCTGGGCAAAGAATCCAAGAAAATAACCCAGGTTATTACGAATGACACGGCAAGACAGATTATAGAACTGCTTGCCGACCAATCCATGAGTGTCTCTGACATGGCCCAGAAGCTGGATGTTCCGCTGACCACTATCAAGTATAACATTGAGAATCTGGTGGATGTCGGCCTGGCAAAGATCGAGCGCATCAGGTACAGCGAAAAAGGGCGGCAGGTTAAGATATATGGTCCGGTGCGCAAGCTCATTGTCGTCGTGCCTGAAAAGACTGACAGCGCATCCATAACTGATATATTGAAAAAATACCTGGGTGTCGTGCTCGCAGCAGTACTTGCATCCGGCATTGTGGAAATCCTGACAGGAAGGTCTGGCAAATCCTTGAACGTGACAGATGAATACGGCTTTTCATCAGATATGGTTCCCGAAATGGCAACTGCACCCAATGTTTCTGAACGGGCGATGGATTCTGTTGTCGGTGTAGTAAATGATACGGTACTAAAGTCAATGTCGAATGAGACCGTGCCTGCAGCTACTTACATTGAGCAAATTATTGAACAGGGTACAGGATTACCGGCTCATTTTCCAACTCCCTTACCCAGTCCCTTAGCAACATCTTTTCAAAATGCAATGCCAACTTCATTACCAACATCAGTGCCAACTCCCTTGATTGAACAGACCGTGGGGGTAAAGTCAGGTCTGGATGCTGCGGACCTTGGGCTCACATCACATCTGGGTGTGTGGTTCCTGCTTGGTTGCATGTTCATTCTCATAGTGGTAATCATCCTGGATTACCGCCGGCAAAACAGGTAATACTTTTTCCTGATTGGGTTACTTTTATCATTGAAACGACCCTATTTTACAAAGATCAAATCCATGAGAATCGCTTTGAAAGTAGCATATATCGGTACAGAATTTCACGGATACCAGGTACAGCCCCGAGTACCGACCGTTGAAGGAGAACTATTCAGGGCACTGAAGGAACTGGACATCATTAAAACCCCTAAGAGCGCCCGTTACATAGGTTCAGGCCGAACTGATACCGGTGTGCATGCCCTGGAACAGGTGATCGCCTTTGATACCGATAATCCAAAACTTGCCATACCCAGGGTAATAAACAGTGTGTTGCCCCCATCCATCTGGATATGGTCCCGGGCCGAAGTTCCTGATGATTTTGACCCCAGGCGCCAGGCCATTAGCCGGGAATACCGGTATTTCATGTGCGGTGAATGCTTCAATATCCCTCTGATGCGAAAGGCATCACGGGTGTTAAAAGGCACCCATGATTTCTCAAACTTTGCAGCTATAGAAGGTGAAAAAAATCCAGTCAGGACCGTCGAATTGATAGATATCAGGCTTGATGGAAGGTTTATTGCTCTTGATATCAAGGCGAATAGTTTTCTATGGCACATGGTACGCAAGATAGTAACAGCTTTAAGAATGGTTGGTAATGAAGCAAGGGATGTGGAATGGCTGGACCGCATGTTGCATCCCGAAGAGTTCGAAGAAGGACTGGAACCAGCACCAGCCTACGGGTTATTCTTAAAGAAAGTGGGGTATGATATCGACGTGAACTGGGTCGATGATGCCTATTCTAAAAGGTTGCCTGCAGAGAGACTTTTCGAGCAGTTCATGTGGCATGGTGTTATGGCCGAAGTATTTAAAACACTCAAAGACAGTATGCAGCCCCAGGAAAAAACAACCGACTGAAAATTATGACACTTTTTGCTTTTGAACTCTCTGGTGAAACTCCGGAGATACCGACAGCCGAGATCGTTGGGGTCCTGGAATCTGAAAATATTGCCTTTTCTATCAGGTCTCAACCGGAACAGGTACTTGTTATTGAAACATCCGGTATTAATGGAGCAATAGCAGGTAAACTTGCCAGCCGGCTGGCACTGACCTGGCATATAATCGAAGTATGGGGTATTTCACACGCAAACCTGCCTGATATTATTTCAATGGTAAAAGAGATGGATTTTTCAAACCAGAATTCTCTTGCCTATATTGTCAGGGCTAAGAAGATCAAACGTAAAAGCCCCATATCCTCAGAAGATATTGAACGCGGTATCGGTAAAGTACTGTATGACAGGGGATACCGTGCAGACCTGGTCAAGCCAGATATCCAGTACCGGGCTTTAATAACTGGCAATACATGCATTTTCGGACCTGTAATTGCTTCTATTGACGGAAGTGCATTTGAAAAGCGCAAACCTCATAAAAAACCCTTTTTCTATCCGGGTGTACTTATGCCAAAACTGGCACTGGCACTGGTGAATATTGCCCGGGCAAAAGAGGGAAGTGTTCTGCTTGACCCTTATTGCGGTACTGGTGGGATACTGGTGGAAGCCGGACTCATCGGTACGAGCACTCTGGGGTGTGATGTACAACGAAAGATACTCATGGGTGCAAAGATGAACCTGGATTTTTATTCCGTGGACTATTCACTTATGTATCAGGATGCCGGGAATATGGCATTGAGAAATGACTGTGTCGATTGCATTGTGACGGACCCTCCGTATGGAAGGTCGGCACTTATACAGGCACAGTCTCTGGATACCTTGATGAAGAACTCTCTATGTGAGATGTACCGGGTATTGCGAATTGGAGGGCGCCTGGTGCTGGTATCTGAACGTCCGGTTGAGACCTGGGCCGAGAACGCAGGTTTCAGGCTGGAACATGTGTTCACTCAAAGGGTCCATCGCAGTCTTACCAGAAGGATAACACTGCTGGATAAAATAGGATAATAAGTGGTGAATCGCTCACTATACTTCGTTTTCTATGCCTGTACTTTACCTTTCATGGTACGT
Encoded proteins:
- a CDS encoding DEAD/DEAH box helicase, giving the protein MPDIFKKLHPDIQVILSKMGFTRPTEPQVRTIPKLLKKQNLLLIAPTGSGKTESAMLPVFHHILNRPVEERTGISALYITPLRALNRDMLLRLERMGKEMNIDVQVRHGDTSKYQRQKQSTHPPDVLITTPETLQIMLTGSRLRKNLSSVRHVVVDEVHELAGSKRGAQLSIGLERLVEVAGEFQRIGLSATVGNPVTVARFLAGSHREVDVVEVAIYKDLEFNVITPQVTPDDRSSARNLMCTPEMASHLRVIGAIVDSHTSTLIFVNTREAAEALGSRFRMLEKSIGVHHGSLSKEARIEMEDMFKAGDLKGLICTSSMELGIDIGDVDHVVQYMSPREVSRLIQRVGRAGHRIHETSRGTIIATNPDDVLEAWAIIQRAHEGLIEETLIHEGSADTLANQIAGMVLDFGEMDSVRIHDIVTRAYPFRNTSQEEIDRIVQQIGETRLVWYEKNDNKLGRRRKSWQYYYANLSMIPDEKKYDVLDIVSGRPVGMLDEIFIVNFIRPGAVFIARGEMWRVMEVQHERMRIKVEPVRDPGGEIPSWVGEEIPVPYGVAHEVSRIRAYIGKNVRDKLPDDEILRQSMESFPTDRDTAFSVLELVRKQVDEGFAVPDRNCIVVENAAGSVLINVCGGHKVNNTLGGILTALLSARLGTSVAMEIDPYRIKLDLPSRIGAADVVKLIQDLDPAHVEPIIEMSLKHTTFFKWKMIQVAKKFGALGANTDYSRISMQRLLDVYEGSPMYDEAIREIFQDKLDIGRTMDLMARIASGQVVLVVGKASPIGTSGFLGGRDLVSPAKADASIIEALKDRIMNDHVILFCVTCKKWVSRTKVSRVPEIPECPLCNSRMIAALKPWEEEEIKLVRKIEKTTDEIKRVRRVHRNASLVLSHGRSAVIALASRGLGPETASRVIRKMRVDEDGFYRDILEAERNYVRTKRFWD
- a CDS encoding desulfoferrodoxin FeS4 iron-binding domain-containing protein, whose translation is MTEIGEIYLCVICGNELEVLFPGNNPLICCEHEMIPREDYYKERMSR
- a CDS encoding HAD-IIA family hydrolase, producing MPGPAAYILDLDGVVYHGKSVIPGAARTIERLKAAGSRVIFLTNNATRTREAIAGKLEGMGIRCHAGDVISSAYATSLHIRHKYGPSTIFPIGERGLITELEREGHSVAMHDVDFVVVGLDRQFTYDKLASGLANLRNGAGFIATNTDAMLPTEDDFLPGAGSMVAALAAASGMEPEVVGKPNRPIMDVLLQEYGLEAGECIMVGDRLETDILGGKNAGMRTVLVLTGASRREDIKVSGIRPDTILNSIADIV
- a CDS encoding 2-isopropylmalate synthase; this encodes MVFYIPESVRGTHITIFDTTLRDGEQTPGVSLTFEQKKDIAVQLDKLGVDIIEAGFPMSSDGEKQNVAEIAAMGLGLDVCGLSRVVLSDIDACLDCNVDLVHTFVPTSDIQRIHTIKKSREEVLEMAVRAVEHIKDHGAKCMFSAMDATRTDFDYLRQINMAVQEAGCDIINVPDTVGVFVPSAMKALIADIKKDITIPIDVHCHNDFGLAVANSLAAVEGGGRQVQVTINGLGERAGNADLAETVMSLHSIYGARTNIKTDYLVETAHMVERYTGIRIPPTMPVVGENAFAHESGIHTHGVLTKTDTFEPGIMTPEMVGHKRRIVLGKHAGKHAVGQSLQAAGLEPDQDQLNEIMSRMKELSNKGKRITDADLFAIAEAIMGKLKRSERPIDLIEVSVMTGNIITPTASVKARIRGVEKVAACTGVGPVDAALNAVQSIINGQTRMKLRDFRIEAISGGSDALAEVIIGVEDEKGRIMTARAANEDIVMASVEALVSAMNHILLLDQA
- a CDS encoding helix-turn-helix domain-containing protein; the encoded protein is MEQADRDVAEKNDAIDKNGTIDDSEYVNNSEKLIVLPLGKESKKITQVITNDTARQIIELLADQSMSVSDMAQKLDVPLTTIKYNIENLVDVGLAKIERIRYSEKGRQVKIYGPVRKLIVVVPEKTDSASITDILKKYLGVVLAAVLASGIVEILTGRSGKSLNVTDEYGFSSDMVPEMATAPNVSERAMDSVVGVVNDTVLKSMSNETVPAATYIEQIIEQGTGLPAHFPTPLPSPLATSFQNAMPTSLPTSVPTPLIEQTVGVKSGLDAADLGLTSHLGVWFLLGCMFILIVVIILDYRRQNR
- the truA gene encoding tRNA pseudouridine(38-40) synthase TruA; protein product: MRIALKVAYIGTEFHGYQVQPRVPTVEGELFRALKELDIIKTPKSARYIGSGRTDTGVHALEQVIAFDTDNPKLAIPRVINSVLPPSIWIWSRAEVPDDFDPRRQAISREYRYFMCGECFNIPLMRKASRVLKGTHDFSNFAAIEGEKNPVRTVELIDIRLDGRFIALDIKANSFLWHMVRKIVTALRMVGNEARDVEWLDRMLHPEEFEEGLEPAPAYGLFLKKVGYDIDVNWVDDAYSKRLPAERLFEQFMWHGVMAEVFKTLKDSMQPQEKTTD
- a CDS encoding methyltransferase, producing the protein MTLFAFELSGETPEIPTAEIVGVLESENIAFSIRSQPEQVLVIETSGINGAIAGKLASRLALTWHIIEVWGISHANLPDIISMVKEMDFSNQNSLAYIVRAKKIKRKSPISSEDIERGIGKVLYDRGYRADLVKPDIQYRALITGNTCIFGPVIASIDGSAFEKRKPHKKPFFYPGVLMPKLALALVNIARAKEGSVLLDPYCGTGGILVEAGLIGTSTLGCDVQRKILMGAKMNLDFYSVDYSLMYQDAGNMALRNDCVDCIVTDPPYGRSALIQAQSLDTLMKNSLCEMYRVLRIGGRLVLVSERPVETWAENAGFRLEHVFTQRVHRSLTRRITLLDKIG